The Methanosarcina barkeri str. Wiesmoor DNA segment AAGAATACAAGAATAGCCTGAAAAAAGACGGCTGGAAATATGTGCTTTGAGATTATATATTCAAAAGGTGACCATAAGTACAGATATCTGAGAAGGTGCGCTTCAAAACAGATTAAGTATTTTGACAGACTCTCTAACCTTGTCCTTTACAGATGTCCATTCTCTATACATACCACCTTTTATTTTTTTATTTTATTTTTTATAGCTCCCTTAATGTTATTTTTAGGCTTGCCTGTTACATTGCTTTGAATTCGTCTCATTCTCTATAAAAATTATAACTTTTCAATCTCAAAATAATTAAATATTGTTAAGTCTGTAGTATTAAAGAATTATGAAGAATCAAAGCAAGAATTCCAAAAAGTATGCACTATTCTTTTTTATTGGGATTTTTACTTTTTACCTGAGTGGTTATATATTCAGAGGAATACATCCTCCAAAATCAATTTATTTAATGTTTCTGGTTTATTGGACCCTTTTTGTAACCGGAATACTGGTTTTTAGGGATTATTCTCCTGGTTTTATTCTTAAGGGGTTTGCCATATCTTTTGGAGCTCTCTTTTTGATCTCTGCAGGATTTTTTGCTCTTGGAGCTTATAACCATATGAATTCAGCGGAATACTGGATAGAAACCGAAAAACTGGAAACTATACCCGAGGAATTTGCTATTGTCACTGAAAATGAAATCGAAAAGTATCCGGCTTTAAGGAGAGCACTCAAGACTACAGGAGAGAGTTTTACAGTTGATTCTGCTGAATGGAAACAGGTAGAAGAATTTCTTCGTTTAAAAGGGTCAAATGTAATTAAAGTGGATAACGATTACTATCAGGTACGCCTGTCAATGTCTGTTGCTTGAGTAACTGAAGGTATGATTTTATTTAGGGCAAGCACTCCGATAGAAATTTCCAGCAGAGTGATTATTTTTAAGAACTACTCTTAAGGCCACTGGAAAATTTATAAAGATGATTCTTTCGTACCCTTTATTTTCTTATCACAGATTGACAGGAGAAAATAACAAATAGACAAGAGACATATTCCGTTATTGAAGTTCGATTTTTTAAAGAGGTATGGCTTTATGCAAGCCGAAGAAGAAGACACAGAGGATTTCTTGATTGATATTCTTGATTCAATCGAGAAAATCGAGAGTTTTATTGAAGGATTTGGGTTTGAGGACTTTTCCACAGACAATAAAACCATATATGCAGTAATTCTGGCTCTTGAGATTATTGGGGAAGCCACGAAAAGTTTGCCGGATTCTCTAAAAATGGAGCACCCAGAAATTCCATGGAGAGAAATGTCCGGATTGCGCGACAAAATGGTTCATGGTGATTTTGGCCTTGATCTTGAAGCCATCTGGGACATAGCAGTGGAGGACATTTCAACCTTAAAACCTTTGATTATTAAAATTTTAAGTTAAAAGCGATTTATCTCCGATTTTTAACTTTAATTTTACATTAGTTTCTGAAAGCAGCACACCATATACGGATATTGCTCCTGAAGATTACACTGTATCCGAAAAACGTAAATTTGAAGCTGACGTCGTGAGCTGCCATAAATTTGAGATTTTATTGAAAGCTTCCACCTTAACACCAGAACCACTTTACACAGGTTTATTTTTTACATAATTTGACTATCCTTAGCCAATCTGCGATTAAATCTTTAAGTTTATATATTATGAAGTACTCTAGGCTATTGGGCATCTGGGAAGGTCATAAGAGACCTTTTAACTCTTTTTAATAACCCCCCATACCCCCCAACTCCCCAATAACCGGATGCCCAATCCCCATTAATGTTATATTCAACTTTTTTTAATATTATTTGTCCAGAATGCAACTTTCTTTCTCGTATTGTTAGAACATCTTTCGTTTTCTTCGCCATAGGATTTCACATAGATTTCAGATTCGGTCCGAATGGAGTGCTCAGAAAGATAATTAAGGTTTACAAACCGCTCTTATGAACTGTCTGATATATTCTTCTGTGTAAGGATCTAACTCCCATTGACGCGGTATTTGACACCGTCTTGCAATCGCATTACATTTTGGGTTTTTAGTCCCTCAGCCGATCCCTGATCTGACATGCAGATTTGAGCCCTGCAGAGAAATACAGTTTCATGAGAATGAAAAATAGATGTACTCTTAGATGTGCTCTTGAAAACTGGTTGTAAAAAACTGGTTGCAATCTTCATTAATAAAATTAATATGTAATTAATGTGTAATTAATGTGTAATATAATCTTTACAATTTTCTGTAATATTCTTTTAATTTTGAGTAATGTGGGGGAAAGAATAACTTGCTGGATAGCGAAGTAAGAAATCTCAGACATCCTGCCGAAATACCTCTTTTTGTTATCTGTCTGCTGATCAGTCTTTTTATTTATGTCACACTAATGACAGTTCCGCTTCTATATCCTGAAGAACTCGGGACTGAATATATAATGGTAGTTCCGGCAGCCATTGCTTTTCTCTCATTTGTTTCCGGACAGACCTACGGAGGAATGATGGCAAACGCGATCAAGCTTTCAGAAAAGCAGTTTCCTGAACTCTATGAAATCATAAAACGCCTTTCTTATGAACTGAACTTCAAAGAAGTTCCGGATGTCTTTTTAATCCAGGAAGGCGGGCTGATAAATGCGTTTGCTACCCGGCTTTACTTTCGAAAAAATTATGTAGTTTTTTACGCAGATATAGTTGAGGTTGCATATCGGGAAGGAGACTTTGATTCACTTGAGTTCATCGTTGCTCACGAATTGGCCCACATAAAGGCAGGCCACGTGACCCTTCTCTACAATCTTGCTATCTTCCCAATTGCTTTTGTACCTGTCCTCAAGAACTTTTTATGGACTGCCTTGAGCCGGGCAAGGGAATATACTTCGGACAGAATTGCAATCAGGCTTGTTCCTTCAGGCGAAAAAGGACTCATAGTTCTTTCAGCAGGTGAACACCTTTACAAGGTTGTTGATTATGATGAATACCTCGAAGCCACAATAAGTCCTGAAGGTTTCTGGGTCTGGTCTACCAATCTGTTTTCAACACATCCTACATTGCTCAGAAGGATCAGAGCCATAAACGAAGATAGACCGGGAAAGATTTTCTAAAGATAAATTTTAAAAATCTGTTGGAATAAAGCTGGAAAGTTTTGTATATTCTCAGATAAAGAGATACAAGACTTAAGATTCTTGTAAAACTTAAGATTCTTGTAAAACTAAAGATTCTTGTAAAACTTAAGAGTGGGGTGTGGGGAGAATTTAGAGATGTCAGCAGTTATCGAAATTGCAGGAAAAATTAACCACTCAACGAAAAAACGAGTGAAAATAAAAATATAAAAATAAGTAATGAGATTAATAAATATATGCACAGATATACAAATATACGGATATGTGTCAGTAAGTAAATATATACAGATATATAAATAGGTAAATATATAAATTTTTCTAAAAATTATAAATAACTTTATGTTATAATTCGACCAATACCTTCAAAATGGCATATTTACTTGAGATTGCAATCGTCCTCGTTTTGATCGCACTCAATGGCATGTTTGCCATGTCAGAATTTGCCCTTGTATCTGCCAAAAAAACCCGCTTGAAACAACGGGAGGAAGAAGGAGATAAGCGGGCAACCGTTGCGCTTAAGCTTGCTAATGACCCGACTCCATTTCTCTCGACAGTTCAGATAGGAATTACTCTTGTGGGGATATTTGCGGGTGCTTTCAGCGGAGCTACGATATCAGAGGAGTTTGCAACTTACCTTGGAAAATTTCCTGCCCTTTCTCCATATAGCAGTGCGATAAGCATTACTCTTGTAGTACTCTTAATTACCTACCTGACCTTAATTTTCGGAGAACTTGTCCCAAAAAGGCTTGCACTCAATGATGCAGAATCAATTGCTTCCAGCATCGCAAAACCTATGTTTTATCTTTCTACTATTGCAAGGCCGCTTGTGGTTATTCTCAGTAGTTCTACCGAAGCTGTGCTCAGGATCATGAGAGTCAGGAAGACTGTTGAACCTCCGGTAACAGAAGAAGAAATCAAGATTATGTTTGAAGAAGGAGCTAGGGCTGGAGTGTTTGAGAAAGCCGAATTAAACATGATCGAAGGTGTGCTTGAGATCGGCGACCGCCGCGTTGATTCCCTTATGACGCATCGCACTGACCTTATTGCGCTTGACCTTGAAGACCCGACGGATGAAAATCTGCAGAAGATGATCGAAAGCGATCGATCCAATTTTCCGGCATATGAGGGAGATTTGAATAATATTGTCGGGATGGTATCCGTAAAAAAAGTCCTTGAAAAGTCTGTGGAAAGTGGTACTATTAATCTCAAAGCACTTGCTACAAAACCGCTTTTTGTACCTGAGAGTGCCTCAGTCCTGAAGCTTCTCGAAGCATTCAAGGAAACCGGAGTACATATTGCCCTTATAACTGACGAATACGGGAGTATCCAGGGTGTAATAACCCTTCATGACATCCTTGAAGCAATTGTGGGTGAGATTCGTTCCCTTGGCGAGCCAGTGGAAGCACAGGTTAGTGTTCGGGACGATGGTTCCTGGTTGATTGATGGGGATACTTCCATTGAGAAGCTTAAAGATGTTCTGTCTGTTGATTCCTTTCCAGGGGAGGAACTTGGGTACTATCGTACCACAGCAGGACTGATCATTTTTATCCTGCAGCGAATTCCGGTAACTGGAGACCATATCGTTCTAGGAAGATTGAGGTACGAGGTTGTGGATATGGATGGAAATCGAATAGATAAAGTAATGGTGACGCAGGCTTCTCCGATTTCCCAGGATTGAATTCCTGTTTATAGGGTCTATAAAATGTGGCTTAAATAATAACAAGGCTTAAACATCATAATAACGAAAAGCTAAAACATTATGTAAATTAAAAAAGGAGAATTAAAGAGAATTTCGATAAATCATAATGATATATCGGGAAATGAATGAGTTACCAAGATAAAGTACTCGAAATTCTCCTCTTGTTTTTATCAAGCCTGATCAATGACAGGGCTTTTAAAATAAAAGGTTTGTTTACTGCAGACGGTCTTAGTTTCCTGCACAATCTTGGTCGCAGATTACTATGCAGTCGTCAGGGAAGTCTCTTGCGAAATCATCATCGTTACAGTTCTCAGTACAGTTGTCACAGCATTCTTCTTTGCAATCCTGGCCACAAACATCTGCACATTCGTCACAGCAGTTTCCTGCGCATTCTGATCCGTTACAGTTCTCAGTACAGTTGTCACAGCATTCTCCTTTGCAATCCTGGCCGCAAACATCTGCACATTCGTCACAGCAGTTTCCTGCGCATTCTGACTCATTACAGTTTTCAGCACAGTTGTCACAGCATTCTCCTTTGCAATCCTGGCTACAAACATCTGCACATTCGTCACAGCAATTTCCTGCGCATTCTGACCCATTACAGTTCTCAGTACAGTTGTCACAGCATTCTCCTTTGCAATCCTGGCTACAAACATCTGCACATTCGTCACAGCAATTTCCTGCGCATTCTGACCCATTACAGTTCTCAGTACAGTTGTCACAGCATTCTCCTTTGCAATCCTGGCCACAAACATCTGCACATTCGTCACAGCAGTTTCCTGCGCATTCTGACCCATTACAGTTCTCAGTACAGTTGTCACAGCATTCTCCTTTGCAATCCTGGCCACAAACATCTGCACACTCATCATAGCAGCTTCCTTCACACTCGGCGTTGTCGCCGTTGCTATAGGATGAGATATATGTATAACTATAGTCAATAGATTCGGCAGTAGATTCCTTGGCTGGACATGCCGAAGCTGAAGAAATCCCTAATATCAATAACATTAATATAATAGAAACAGATGCCGTAATTTTCCATATTGACTTTCTGTTAAAATTCATTTTTTTCCTCCTGATATACTTCTATTTGTTGAGAATATCCGTAACATGGACTGACTGGATAAACTAATATATAAGCTTACTTTATTTTATGTACTGTTATAAAGCTCAAAAATGGAATTTAAAACTTTATAATGCTTTATTTTATATCCTGAAAGATGATACTATTATAATTTGTATGTAACTACACCTCTCGTTAGTTAAAAACCAAATGAAGGTCTTTTCGGAAAGTTATATCTCCTAAAAAGTTAATGTAGTTATTTATATTCAAAAAAGCCTGCTGGATTGTATTTTTTTTCACATATCTGCTTTATTAAAGTCCTATTTTTCTTTAAAATCTCTGATTTTATTTTTTTAATTAAAATATGAACTAATAGATATTATGTAGGTCACTATATTATTTAATCTGCATATTTTACCCTATGGAAGTGGAAAGTAAATCCTGTGTCGCGCTATTTAGTAACAACTTTAAATTTTATAGTTATACAGAAGGATATTTAACGATAGATTATGCCTGTATACTTAATATATAATAAATAAATAGACACATTTTAATAAAAATCGTTATCACTAATTTCATAATAGAGACAGAGATTATAAATATTAATCAATATCGTAAAAGAGGAAGGAAAAGTTACAATAAAAAATGTCTATACATTTACAGTACTATAATTTCCCTCTCACTCCCTTACTTTCTAAACCTTTTATTTTGATTTTTATTGTGTATGTTCCGAGATCCAGTTTCCTATAATTTCCAGAGCAGCCGGAGAAATTGTCTCTTCTATTTTTGAGTACTCTGATGGAGACCCCGTTTTAGCGGTCTGGAATAAATGGTTGAGACCTGGCAGTTCTTTAACTGTATAGTCTTTATTGCCTCCGGCCTTGAGAGCCTCATCTATAGCCTCGAGGTTTTCTTCAGGCGGGACCTGCAGGTCTTTTTCGCCAGCTATGGCGAGGACCGGACATTTTACTTTCATTAAGGTTGGCCTGGGATCATATGTAAGGAAAAAGCGCATCCATGGCAAGGTGAGTGATGTTACTTGAGCATCGATAACAGCCTCGGAATGGTCTGAACTTTCTATTTTCTGCTCGCTTGTATTCGCCATCTCGGCCCTTAGAATCTCACGAAGCTTTTCCTCAGCTGCTGTATTATTCTGTTCTTCTTTTACCACAGAATACATTTTTCTCAACAGGACTTCGTTATGCGCGATAGTTTCATTGTCAACCCCTTCTGCCCTGTAAATCAGGTCACTCTGGAGGTACGAAATCTCTTCTCCGGTAATTCCTTGACCAGCCATGAGTACAATGAATGCAACATCCGGAGACTTTACTGCTACCATAGGGGCAATTATCCCTCCCTCGCTATGCCCAATAAGTCCGATTCGACTTGAATCGATCTCCTTGCGGTTTTTAAGGTATTCAACTCCTGTGAGTACATCTCCAGCAAAGTCCTCAGTTGTAGCCTGTGACACGTTTCCGGTCGAACCTCCAACACCTCGATCATCTACCCGAAGCACGGCAATTCCCTGGCGCGTCAGATAGTCTGAAAGTACAAGGAACGGGCGATGCCCTGCAATTTCCTCATTCCGATTTTGCTGGCCTGAACCCGTTATGAGTATGGCTGCCGGGAAAGGCCCCTCTGACCGTGGAAGAGTTAACGTTCCTGCCAGCTTCACTCCTGCTTCTTTATTTTCATAAACAACTTCTTCTTCGGTATACGGATAAGGCTTTACAGGATCTTGTTCCCGGTGCATTTCAGGAACTTTCTCGACCCTTTCAAGCACAAGTGGAAACGCTGATCCTGCCTGCTTCCATTCTCCTTCTATGGTTTTGTTATTCTCCTTATATGTCCCTTCAAAACTTCCCTTTATGGATTTTACTCCAAGGTTCAGGTTACTATCTTTATAACTAACACTTTCAACAGGTATACCGCTTACTCCCTGATCAGGGGTGTCCATGCTAGCATTGACAGACCCATCAGGATTAGTAGAAATATTGAACACAATCCTTAACTCCAATCCACCTGGGACTGTTAAATTTCCCATCCAGATGCCCTCTATGTCCTTGAGATCTCCAGAACTCTCATTTTTCGAGTCATTTTTCGAGTCATTTAGTTGTGAAACTCTCTTGTTGTGACCCATCTGACTGCGAAGCACATCCGAGGCTCGCTATGGTAATGCTCAATAAAACAACATAAATTACAATTTTATATTTCATGATAACCTCTTTCTCTTATAGTTTTCATTTTACTTTTTATATTTATTTCTCCCCAGATTTATTTTTGAACATCTGGTCTCATAATTTTTCAACTTTTTTACCTAGATAAAATCCCATATATTAGAACCCATACAATCTAATTTTATTCACGGAGAAGAGTAGCTGATCTGATAATCTTCGCCGGCTATGTTCTCGATGAAATGATGGCGTTATTCCTGCCTCGATTATGGCGGAAGGAAAAGCATGTTAAAAAATAAATGAAAACTTATCTTCTGAGAATCAAAATTCTCAACCGATATAGATCGAAAAGGAAAACTTATTCGGGAAAAAATGAATTAAGTGGTTAAAAAGGAAAACTTATTCGAGAAAAAATGAAGTTAAATGGTCAAAAAGGAAAAACAGGTTTTAGACGATGAATATGGTTTTTGGGAATTTTTACCACATTATTTTTATTTTTGGTATGTTGTCTGATGTACTTGATGCCTTTTCCGCAAAATCAAAATTGAACTGGCTCATTTCGCTGCATTCACATTACTTTCGTTTTCTAGAGCCTCATTTTCTACATTTTTGTTTTCCAGAATTCCATATCCATTACTTTCATTCTCTGGAATCCCATTCTCCAAGTTTTTATTTTCCGAAGTTACATTCTCTGCACTTTCATTCCCTGCAGTACCATTGCCCACACCTGCATTGCCCACACTTGCATTGCCCACACCTGCATTGCCAACTTCACTGCTGTTATTGGTTTCTTTAATCAGGTCCTGTAGTTCTAGAGAATCATTCTCAGCCTTGTCTTCCAGATTAACTGAAGACAGGTTAGGTGAACCGCCACCACGAGATTTAGATGTCGGTAATTGCGGATTTGACGTATTTTTATCCCTCAGATACTGTACTCGAGAGTTTATATCTCCCCGGATTTCTAGCTGGATCCGGAAAGGAGGAAAATTCGTGTCATTGTTTTTTGAGATATTAAATGAAAGAAATGTTGGCTCCAAACCTGCTTTTGATAGGATAAAGAACCCTGCTATCAAAAACAGGAAAAAACAACAAGCATATTCTGCAATTTTTTTCTTTTTCCAGGTTTTATTCTTTTTCGAAGGCTCTTCCGGACTTTTTGGAAAATCGACACCTGACATGTCATCAAGATTAAAAACATCCTTGTATTCTTTTAGGCCTTTCTTTTGAACTCGTCCTATCGTTTCATCCATTTCCAAGTTTGCCTTTTTATCATGCGCTGCAGAAGCCAGGATTTTTCC contains these protein-coding regions:
- a CDS encoding hemolysin family protein is translated as MAYLLEIAIVLVLIALNGMFAMSEFALVSAKKTRLKQREEEGDKRATVALKLANDPTPFLSTVQIGITLVGIFAGAFSGATISEEFATYLGKFPALSPYSSAISITLVVLLITYLTLIFGELVPKRLALNDAESIASSIAKPMFYLSTIARPLVVILSSSTEAVLRIMRVRKTVEPPVTEEEIKIMFEEGARAGVFEKAELNMIEGVLEIGDRRVDSLMTHRTDLIALDLEDPTDENLQKMIESDRSNFPAYEGDLNNIVGMVSVKKVLEKSVESGTINLKALATKPLFVPESASVLKLLEAFKETGVHIALITDEYGSIQGVITLHDILEAIVGEIRSLGEPVEAQVSVRDDGSWLIDGDTSIEKLKDVLSVDSFPGEELGYYRTTAGLIIFILQRIPVTGDHIVLGRLRYEVVDMDGNRIDKVMVTQASPISQD
- a CDS encoding M48 family metallopeptidase; translated protein: MLDSEVRNLRHPAEIPLFVICLLISLFIYVTLMTVPLLYPEELGTEYIMVVPAAIAFLSFVSGQTYGGMMANAIKLSEKQFPELYEIIKRLSYELNFKEVPDVFLIQEGGLINAFATRLYFRKNYVVFYADIVEVAYREGDFDSLEFIVAHELAHIKAGHVTLLYNLAIFPIAFVPVLKNFLWTALSRAREYTSDRIAIRLVPSGEKGLIVLSAGEHLYKVVDYDEYLEATISPEGFWVWSTNLFSTHPTLLRRIRAINEDRPGKIF
- a CDS encoding DUF86 domain-containing protein; protein product: MQAEEEDTEDFLIDILDSIEKIESFIEGFGFEDFSTDNKTIYAVILALEIIGEATKSLPDSLKMEHPEIPWREMSGLRDKMVHGDFGLDLEAIWDIAVEDISTLKPLIIKILS
- a CDS encoding S9 family peptidase; its protein translation is MLRSQMGHNKRVSQLNDSKNDSKNESSGDLKDIEGIWMGNLTVPGGLELRIVFNISTNPDGSVNASMDTPDQGVSGIPVESVSYKDSNLNLGVKSIKGSFEGTYKENNKTIEGEWKQAGSAFPLVLERVEKVPEMHREQDPVKPYPYTEEEVVYENKEAGVKLAGTLTLPRSEGPFPAAILITGSGQQNRNEEIAGHRPFLVLSDYLTRQGIAVLRVDDRGVGGSTGNVSQATTEDFAGDVLTGVEYLKNRKEIDSSRIGLIGHSEGGIIAPMVAVKSPDVAFIVLMAGQGITGEEISYLQSDLIYRAEGVDNETIAHNEVLLRKMYSVVKEEQNNTAAEEKLREILRAEMANTSEQKIESSDHSEAVIDAQVTSLTLPWMRFFLTYDPRPTLMKVKCPVLAIAGEKDLQVPPEENLEAIDEALKAGGNKDYTVKELPGLNHLFQTAKTGSPSEYSKIEETISPAALEIIGNWISEHTQ